One part of the Malus sylvestris chromosome 2, drMalSylv7.2, whole genome shotgun sequence genome encodes these proteins:
- the LOC126610195 gene encoding UPF0481 protein At3g47200-like, whose product MVRKGKKTREETAEYSSPKPNPPPHPPTFNTSKSLSLPRPKIFIRGASTNYRRKNLRRIKTTPQIAETNDREQDFHDHVLVLDQPDKWCIYRVPSKLRKVNEAAYTPQLLSIGLFHHGKPELKDMETHKNMYYKNFSARCLKKDVALKKFIKARQEHILRCYAGAIELDKDPVDIIVVDACFIIELFLMNSEETENHENDYILRSPWLRKAVEQELILFENQLPYSLLQELYDFAVPASCSPHSKEAQEHEQAHRNSSANHDQQYCLPCYPLVRFGDLCIDVPKAEPVPDCIDVPKAEPVPDHPFLKLTCEFFKDYSKGKSVNGVKPKHFTDLVRHFLCPQEEMTFEHNTCPIKNIYAVRKLRAAGVKFTPLREDGYFIIKGDKPTKCKLNLACFRNMNLKLAQFCVKDETECVIRNIMALEQFLYPDKPYICNYFMLMDQLVDTVEDVDLLVENKLIVNMLGSNEAVAKLVNRLCEQIMEDKSCYADICKQLNRHYENFWNRHVATLKRVYFKDLWTGSSTILGLFVLVFSIIGSIKSLKS is encoded by the exons ATGGtcagaaaagggaaaaaaacaaGGGAGGAGACTGCGGAGTACAGTAGTCCAAAGCCTAACCCTCCACCACATCCTCCCACCTTCAACACCTCTAAGTCTCTCAGTCTCCCCAG GCCCAAAATTTTCATCAGGGGTGCAAGCACGAATTATCGCCGGAAGAACCTAAG AAGGATAAAGACAACACCACAAATTGCGGAGACAAATGATCGCGAACAAGATTTCCATGACCATGTACTAGTCTTGGACCAGCCAGACAAGTGGTGTATCTACAGGGTCCCCAGCAAACTTCGCAAAGTAAACGAAGCAGCATACACTCCTCAGTTACTATCAATCGGCCTTTTCCACCATGGCAAGCCGGAACTCAAGGACATGGAGACCCACAAAAATATGTACTACAAGAATTTTTCCGCGCGTTGTTTGAAGAAGGACGTTGCACTAAAAAAATTCATCAAGGCTCGTCAAGAACACATTCTTCGTTGTTATGCAGGGGCCATTGAGCTTGACAAAGATCCTGTTGACATAATTGTGGTCGATGCCTGCTTCATCATTGAGCTCTTTTTGATGAACTCTGAAGAAACAGAAAATCATGAAAACGATTACATTTTAAGATCACCGTGGCTGAGGAAAGCTGTAGAGCAGGAACTAATACTGTTTGAAAACCAGCTTCCGTATTCTCTTCTTCAAGAGCTATATGACTTTGCGGTGCCTGCCTCCTGTTCCCCTCATTCCAAAGAAGCACAGGAACATGAACAGGCTCATAGAAACAGCAGTGCCAATCATGACCAGCAGTACTGCTTGCCATGCTACCCTCTGGTCCGCTTCGGTGATCTTTGTATAGATGTTCCAAAAGCCGAACCTGTCCCTGATTGTATAGATGTTCCAAAAGCCGAACCTGTCCCTGATCATCCCTTTCTTAAGCTTACCTGCGAGTTCTTCAAAGATTACAGCAAGGGAAAATCCGTGAATGGGGTAAAACCAAAACACTTCACTGATTTGGTAAGACATTTTCTATGTCCTCAAGAAGAAATGACATTTGAACATAATACTTGtcctataaaaaatatatatgctgTAAGGAAGCTGAGGGCAGCAGGGGTGAAGTTTACGCCACTTCGAGAAGACGGATACTTTATCATAAAAGGAGACAAGCCTACTAAATGCAAGTTGAACTTGGCATGTTTTCGAAATATGAACTTGAAGCTTGCACAGTTTTGTGTCAAGGATGAGACAGAGTGCGTTATTCGAAACATCATGGCCTTGGAGCAGTTTTTGTACCCGGACAAGCCTTATATCTGCAATTACTTTATGCTCATGGATCAACTTGTGGACACTGTAGAAGATGTTGATTTGCTGGTTGAGAACAAACTTATTGTTAACATGCTGGGCAGCAACGAAGCAGTGGCAAAGCTGGTTAATAGACTTTGCGAGCAGATTATGGAGGATAAATCCTGCTATGCTGACATCTGTAAACAGCTTAACAGGCACtatgagaatttttggaatcGTCATGTGGCGACCCTGAAACGAGTTTACTTCAAGGACCTTTGGACAGGCAGTTCGACTATACTGGGACTTTTCGTCCTCGTTTTCTCCATCATTGGAAGCATAAAGTCGCTCAAATCATAA